A window of the Electrophorus electricus isolate fEleEle1 chromosome 11, fEleEle1.pri, whole genome shotgun sequence genome harbors these coding sequences:
- the spef1 gene encoding sperm flagellar protein 1 isoform X2, producing MTAEVVKHFFPKLVELHNYTSAHSTQQKLSNWITLNRKVFSKLNFHVPEDTVKKIVLSSPGIIEPVLWALRERLEDKRKGGVSNGIEVLEYYSTINDKSHTENHQVIIENSLKTAAHVKNTQKSSALLVPGPNVDPAFRLLLEEKEQDLLALQETVKILQIKVNRLEHLVHLKDLRIEDLMKHLERYKARTNIV from the exons CATCTGCACACTCCACTCAGCAGAAGCTGAGTAACTGGATCACTCTGAACAG GAAGGTTTTCTCCAAACTAAATTTCCATGTACCAGAAGACACAGTGAAGAAGATAGTGCTAAGCTCCCCAGGCATCATTGAGCCAGTGCTGTGGGCACTCAGAGAGAGATTAGAGGACAAGCGAAAAGGAGGAGTTTCAAATGGCATAGAG GTTTTAGAATACTACAGCACCATAAATGACAAATCACACACAG AAAACCACCAGGTTATCATTGAGAATTCACTGAAGACTGCAGCCCatgtaaaaaacacacagaaatccaG CGCTCTCTTGGTACCAGGTCCAAATGTGGATCCGGCCTTCCGCTTGCTTTTAGAGGAGAAGGAACAAGATTTGTTGGCTTTGCAGGAGACTGTAAAG ATATTACAGATAAAGGTGAACAGGCTGGAGCATCTGGTCCACCTGAAGGACTTGCGCATAGAGGACCTGATGAAGCACTTGGAGCGGTACAAGGCACGCACCAACATTGTTTAA
- the erlin1 gene encoding erlin-1 — MTMAHVGAVVAVITSVMALMLHSSIHKIEEGHLAVYYRGGALLTTPNGPGYHIMLPFITNYRSVQTTLQTDEIKNVPCGTSGGVMIYFDRIEVVNMLVPLAVVDIVRNYTADYDKTLIFNKIHHELNQFCSVHTLQEVYIELFDIIDENLKTALQKDLNSMAPGLTIQAVRVTKPKIPEAIRRNFEMMEAEKTRLLITAQTQKVVEKEAETERKKAIIEAQKVAQVAEIQFKQKIMEKETEKRISEIEDAAFMAREKAKADAEFYTAAKSAEANRLKLTPEYLELMKYQSIASNSKIYFGQDIPNMFVDNSASPSTKRADSSEQLEFSITDKPRKASGSRVHPEGH, encoded by the exons ATGACGATGGCACACGTTGGGGCAGTGGTTGCTGTCATCACTAGTGTGATGGCCCTTATGCTTCACTCCTCTATACACAAAATTGAAGAAGGTCATTTAGCAGTTTATTACAG AGGTGGAGCTTTGTTGACCACTCCAAATGGGCCAGGCTATCACATCATGCTGCCATTCATCACCAACTACAGATCAGTGCAA ACAACACTGCAAacagatgaaataaaaaatgtaccTTGTGGAACAAG TGGTGGTGTCATGATCTATTTTGATAGAATTGAGGTCGTCAATATGCTGGTGCCATTAGCAG TGGTGGATATTGTGCGAAACTACACTGCAGATTATGACAAGACCCTAATATTCAACAAAATCCACCATGAATTGAACCAGTTCTGCAGTGTTCACACTCTACAAGAGGTCTATATTGAGTTGTTTG ATATAATTGATGAGAATCTCAAGACTGCTCTGCAGAAAGATCTGAATTCCATGGCCCCTGGTCTCACTATTCAG GCTGTCCGTGTCACCAAGCCTAAAATCCCTGAGGCAATCAGGAGGAACTTTGAAATGAT GGAAGCAGAAAAGACCAGGCTGCTCATCACAGCTCAGACCCAGAAAGTTGTAGAGAAGGAGGCGGAGACTGAGAGGAAGAAGGCGATCATTG AGGCCCAGAAGGTGGCTCAAGTAGCTGAGATCCAGTTTAAGCAGAAAATAATGGAAAAGGAAACGGAGAAGAGGATTTCTGAAATAGAAG ATGCTGCTTTCATGGCAAGAGAAAAAGCCAAAGCGGATGCTGAATTTTACACAGCAGCAAAGTCTGCTGAAGCAAACAGG ctAAAGCTGACACCAGAGTATCTGGAGCTCATGAAATATCAGTCCATAGCATCCAACAGCAAGATCTACTTTGGTCAGGACATCCCCAACATGTTTGTAGACAACAGTGCCTCCCCTTCAACAAAGAGGGCTGACTCATCTGAGCAGCTGGAATTCTCAATCACAGACAAGCCCAGAAAAGCATCCGGTTCCAGAGTACACCCAGAAGGCCACTGA
- the cfap43 gene encoding cilia- and flagella-associated protein 43, whose product MDILGDLEVRWVQGIPGKNVEFVDKKTACYTCGNYVVFLNIETKMRSLLQGPGRGIGVFTANGFCKTLALSEQKRHPSIFVYSYPKLTLTCALKGTAKLAYTAMALSDSGPYLTCCSSLPDYTIEVWNWEQGALICSHAQAINYPQEDILTLLFNPVNWQQICAASTRCVKVWTIERCNNIYMIKPSVIDLPATDGSVVEQEVISSHLPNGKLTYNGPQMPTSAIAGLIGNKADNFVSKNRVKPRLCPSAICWSVFSDLYVGSKEGYLLLVNPETLHVSVLYKPHIEGSQSDGNKSLTMQESRFESLALHNNGVLATGTDGVLRSIQIKGNHVEIMETCALEEPVSAICCSPDYETLLLFSITGCIYRYNPGLTDKAVKILDVLCGDFVSAAPLYTEKDVCVSVRECGELQLWSLNTGFCIASISLQRNVTSLACCPIANYVAVGTVSGHVLFVELTRKQQPRLVHEIHLYHVPVDHLVFDQGGNFLITGASEPHIFVLDARPSKAFDIIGYTEGMGATLSLSTQYQKESKEVKVLVLCDFEKMEDKKEERQGNLLLLISLSIQHIIGPISCVDLYGCLRKDVLQHWLYEVPHFLSSCVLGTTKVFGYCHQKKALQRFQLPYNVDKSSSTQEAIPLSPEKEVEGHLLGPASVHLSCHQTWLASVGRDGLLRVHDISTLERYVQIQCHSYWLGGVRSVTFTPDSQTLITAGLRDGSLVCSSLRLKMTGVGKGNTAMQYGHSMVASFENIMSSESPILSNMADWDPQAKSPMGSTLLHTREVSEGVQVKADIADKDESHSSLHSATPSSSTWLDNKLDVVFKEESQQFTETRKSLKKSVKELRDTIQAMMQENKSLPDIEKLDQQEFNLDVEEQMRLQTEGEAEVTRVRNEIELENLAKCYLRDVFKKECWDSMKVKGKSIKAFHSEHEVKNYPMKERTAKELEDLHRVETIRKIEQVNSDLQQEILERKSKALVEREEEEEEGQAAESSTLTGSLSAQSGWANPYLYSQFNLHIREQKINQIILLQDGIYKVKTAFNREFESVYKQKKQEISRVRDKNKRITEIMAELDLQESLWEPTLTDNERPESVLTVNDSEIKVKKYLIPEQRQREEEQRKEEEQRQLAAKGDNVRERALDDMMGGVLELKKEDILRMEVPQPEFMAKPELRWTEEERRSYKEYEKKAKELREEQDKYRKALEAEMKKLQISIKDATLAFDETLNKLFERKVKSEMAIYQEELKISNLAHSLLTEEEVLNREKELNLKLENARAVKNEFGEALKKHREDVEAFQETYDNAVAEDKLLDKGFRKEFSDVPGHVDQLYKLYKRRPRVQRIRTQTEGCSLFKEHPLSGQAVAEGLSLMMKAMEELDTPDNKPDGLDMAVWERFCLARRAKVETEHQVKLKALTLAEMQAFLQKRTDEDENAQMEINNLLDDLNGLREEKMKFYLDIMVQILIKQGQVEVETGEFIADYSDSLLLHRSVVEDLNSTIKALGEQKIASMTECKDFRKGIIQQEWEHKRMRMKIEDLINKARDIQMLRVTQELQEYLRETNDNTISKQLSTLEKTIMLQEKTHKKNVENCIKLIKQLNRQTILKEEKNAALDLQLTSMQVTVAERRRIYQATALEENQENEAEAHYQDIVHRKKLVDLAKVQAEEMAILRAEVEHMRMKTFPALSQLKYK is encoded by the exons atggaTATTTTGGGAGATTTGGAAGTAAG GTGGGTTCAGGGAATCCCCGGTAAAAATGTTGAATTCGTCGATAAGAAAACAGCCTGTTACACCTGCGGGAACTACGTAGTTTTCCTCAACATTGAAACGAAAATGAGAAGTTTGCTCCAGGGTCCTGGACGAGGCATTGGTGTTTTTACAGCAAATGGGTTTTGCAAGACTCTTGCATTATCTGAGCAGAAACGTCATCCTTCCATATTTGTGTACAGCTACCCTAAACTTACCCTGACATGTGCACTTAAAG GCACAGCTAAACTGGCCTACACAGCCATGGCACTAAGTGATTCTGGTCCGTATTTAACCTGCTGCTCATCTTTACCTGACTACACCATTGAAGTGTG GAACTGGGAACAGGGAGCTCTAATTTGTAGCCATGCACAGGCCATAAATTATCCACAAGAGGATATATTGACACTGCTTTTCAATCCAGTGAACTGGCAGCAAATCTGTGCTGCAAGCACAAGGTGTGTCAAAGTGTGGACTATTGAGAGATGTAACAACATTTACATGATAAAACCCAG TGTTATTGATCTTCCCGCTACTGATGGATCTGTTGTTGAGCAAGAGGTTATTTCTTCTCACTTGCCTAATGGGAAGTTGACATACAATGGCCCCCAGATGCCCACTTCAGCTATTGCTGGCCTCATAGGCAACAAAGCAGATAACTTTGTG TCCAAGAATAGAGTGAAACCAAGACTGTGCCCAAGCGCTATCTGTTGGTCTGTTTTCTCAGACCTGTATGTAGGTAGTAAGGAAGGCTACCTGTTGCTGGTAAACCCTGAAACTTTGCATGTATCTGTCCTGTACAAGCCTCATATTGAGGGAAGCCAATCAG ATGGAAACAAAAGTCTGACAATGCAAGAAAGCCGATTTGAGAGCTTGGCACTGCACAATAATGGAGTGTTGGCTACAGGAACT GATGGTGTTTTACGAAGCATCCAGATTAAGGGGAATCACGTGGAGATAATGGAGACTTGTGCTTTAGAGGAACCAGTATCTGCTATCTGTTGTTCACCTGACTACGAAACACTACTGCTGTTCTCCATCACT gGATGTATTTACAGATACAACCCAGGACTCACAGATAAGGCTGTCAAAATTCTGGATGTGTTATGTGGAGACTTTGTGTCTGCTGCTCCTTTGTATACTGAAAAGGATGTTTGTGtg TCAGTAAGAGAGTGTGGAGAGTTGCAGCTGTGGTCACTGAATACAGGATTTTGCATTGCATCCATCTCTCTGCAGAGAAAC GTAACCAGCTTGGCCTGTTGCCCAATAGCAAATTATGTTGCTGTGGGTACAGTCAGTGGACATGTTCTGTTTGTGGAGCTGACGAGGAAGCAGCAACCTCGACTAGTTCATGAAATCCATCTGTACCATGTGCCTGTAGATCATTTAGT tttTGATCAAGGTGGCAATTTTTTAATCACAGGAGCATCAGAGCCTCACATATTTGTGCTGGATGCAAGGCCATCTAAAGCATTTGACATTATTGGATACACAG AGGGTATGGGTGCTACTCTGAGCTTGTCTACTCAGTACCAAAAAGAGAGCAAAGAAGTGAAAGTGCTGGTTCTCTGTGATTTTGAGAAGATGGAAgacaagaaagaagagagacaggggaaTCTGCTGTTGCTGATCTCACTGTCTATACAGCATATAATAG GTCCAATAAGTTGTGTGGACCTCTATGGCTGTCTGCGCAAAGATGTTCTTCAGCATTGGTTGTATGAGGTCCCACATTTCCTTTCTTCGTGTGTCCTGGGTACCACAAAGGTCTTTGGCTATTGCCACCAGAAGAAGGCTCTACAGAGATTCCAGCTCCCATAT AATGTGGATAAATCATCCAGCACTCAAGAAGCAATTCCACTGAGCCCAGAGAAAGAAGTAGAGGGCCATCTGCTCGGCCCTGCATCCGTGCATCTCTCATGTCATCAGACCTGGCTGGCCTCTGTTGGCAGAGATGGGCTGCTCCGTGTCCATGACATCTCCACTTTG GAGAGGTATGTACAAATTCAGTGCCACTCCTACTGGCTGGGTGGTGTTCGCTCTGTGACTTTTACCCCTGACAGTCAGACTCTCATCACCGCTGGCCTTCGAGATGGCTCTCTGGTCTGTAGCAGCCTCAG GTTAAAGATGACTGGAGTTGGCAAAGGAAACACAGCTATGCAGTATGGCCATTCCATGGTTGCCTCCTTCGAGAACATAATGTCCTCTGAGAGTCCTATCCTCAGCAACATGGCTGACTGGGACCCACAGGCAAAATCCCCAATGGGATCCACTCTGTTGCACacaagagag gtcAGTGAAGGGGTCCAGGTAAAAGCTGACATAGCTGACAAGGATGAGAGTCACTCAAGCCTGCACTCTGCAACTCCGTCTAGTTCCACCTGGCTGGACAATAAACTAGATGTG GTATTCAAAGAAGAGAGCCAGCAGTTTACAGAGACCAGGAAGAGCCTTAAGAAGAGTGTAAAGGAACTTCGTGACACA ATCCAGGCAATGATGCAGGAGAACAAGAGTCTGCCAGACATAGAGAAGTTAGATCAGCAGGAGTTTAACCTGGATGTGGAGGAACAGATGAGACTCCAGACCGAAGGAGAGGCAGAAGTCACAAGG GTGCGAAATGAGATTGAGCTGGAGAACCTGGCCAAGTGTTATCTTCGTGACGTCTTCAAGAAAGAATGTTGGGACTCAATGAAAGTCAAAGGAAAATCCATTAAG GCCTTCCATTCTGAGCATGAAGTGAAGAATTATCCTATGAAGGAACGGACAGCAAAGGAACTGGAAGACCTTCACAGGGTGGAGACCATCCGAAAGATTGAACAGGTCAACTCTGAT CTCCAGCAAGAGATTTTGGAGAGGAAGAGTAAGGCTCTTGttgagagggaggaggaagaggaagaagggcAAGCAGCAGAAAGCTCTACCTTAACAGGCAGTCTGAGTGCTCAGAGTGGATGGGCTAACCCTTACCTATACAGCCAGTTCAACCTGCATATCAGAGAGCAGAAGATCAACCAGATCATCCTGCTCCAG GATGGTATCTACAAAGTGAAAACAGCATTCAACAGGGAGTTTGAGTCTGTGTACAAACAGAAGAAGCAGGAAATTAGCCGTGTGAGAGATAAGAACAAACGTATCACAGAGATCATGGCAGAGCTGGACCTACAGGAGAGCTTGTGGGAGCCCACCCTGACAGACAACGAGAGGCCAGAGAGTGTGCTCACTGTCAATGACTCAGAG ATCAAGGTTAAGAAATACCTCATACCTGAGCAAAGGCAAAgagaagaggaacagagaaaagaagaggaaCAGAGGCAACTTGCGGCAAAG GGTGACAATGTCAGAGAGAGAGCTCTGGATGATATGATGGGTGGGGTGCTTGAGCTAAAAAAAGAGGACATCCTGAGAATG GAAGTGCCGCAGCCTGAGTTTATGGCCAAGCCAGAGCTACGgtggacagaggaggagagaagaagctACAAAGAGTAtgagaaaaaagcaaaagagcTCAGGGaggaacaggacaaatacagaAAG GCCTTAGAGGCAGAGATGAAGAAACTGCAGATATCTATTAAAGATGCCACCCTGGCCTTTGATGAAACACTGAATAAGCTGTTTGAAAGGAAGGTGAAATCGGAGATGGCTATATACCAG GAGGAGCTAAAGATTTCTAATCTGGCCCATTCCTTACTAACTGAGGAAGAAGTGcttaacagagagaaagaactgaaCCTCAAATTAGAGAATGCAAGAGCTGTTAAG AATGAATTTGGGGAAGCTttgaaaaaacacagagaggatGTTGAGGCTTTTCAGGAGACATATGACAATGCTGTAGCCGAAGACAAA CTTCTTGACAAAGGATTTCGCAAAGAGTTCTCTGATGTTCCAGGACACGTTGACCAGCTCTACAAGCTTTACAAACGCAGGCCCAG GGTCCAAAGGAtaaggacacagacagagggttGTAGCCTATTTAAGGAGCACCCCTTGTCAGGCCAAGCTGTAGCAGAGGGACTCTCACTGATGATGAAGGCCATGGAGGAGTTGGACACGCCAGACAACAAGCCGGACGGTCTGGACATGGCTGTGTGGGAGAGATTCTGTCTGGCCAGGCGGGCTAAAGTGGAGACTGAGCACCAA GTCAAATTGAAGGCATTGACCCTAGCAGAAATGCAGGCTTTTCTGCAAAAGAGAACAGATGAAGATGAGAATGcacaaatggaaataaataatttgcttGATGATCTTAATGG ACTGCGAGAAGAGAAGATGAAGTTCTACTTGGATATTATGGTGCAGATTTTGATAAAGCAGGGCCAGGTTGAGGTGGAGACTGGAGAGTTCATCGCAGACTATTCAGACTCTCTGCTGCTCCATCGCAGTGTTGTAGAAGACCTGAACAGTACCATAAAG GCTTTAGGAGAGCAGAAAATtgccagcatgacagagtgcaAAGACTTCCGTAAAGGAATCATTCAGCAGGAATGGGAGCATAAAAGGATGCGGATGAAAATAGAGGATCTCATTAACAAAGCTAGAGACATTCAGATGCTGCGTGTTACTCAGGAACTTCAAGAG TACCTGAGAGAGACAAATGACAACACAATATCAAAGCAACTATCAACTCTAGAGAAGACCATAATGTTACAAGAAAAG ACTCAcaagaaaaatgtggaaaactgTATAAAGCTAATAAAGCAACTGAACAGACAGACTATACTGAAGGAAGAGAAGAATGCAGCTCTAGACCTGCAGCTCACCAGCATGCAAGTGACAGTTGCAGAAAGAAGGAGAATCTATCAGGCAACAG CATTGGAAGAGAACCAAGAGAATGAAGCAGAGGCTCATTATCAAGACATCGTGCACAGGAAGAAGCTTGTGGACCTGGCCAAAGTGCAGGCTGAGGAAATGGCCATTCTGAGAGCAGAGGTGGAACACATGCGAATGAAGAcattccctgctctctctcaacttaaatataaatga
- the sfr1 gene encoding swi5-dependent recombination DNA repair protein 1 homolog isoform X1, which translates to MEKTPVRLKLENQTSGPSVSNVGKQMSATLKDRLKRSRRSFTSPLNVVKRLKVDEDELPETWKKDTNNAGLADKGGEVDVSRNEAMKHHKDFLKTFGSEPPHPSHEVLQHREQLKKYVKEKAETLRRLRMVKMYRSKNDLAQLQGLIDKWRRCVQAVLYELQTELPTDARKASLSQLIDHFGLEDSILHFSRTEEDFTDS; encoded by the exons ATGGAAAAAACACCAGTGAGGCTAAAGTTAGAAAATCAAACCTCTGGTCCAAGTGTCTCCAATGTGGGCAAg CAGATGAGTGCCACACTAAAGGACAGATTAAAACGATCACGACGCTCTTTTACTTCCCCCCTTAATGTGGTTAAACGACTCAAAGTGGATGAGGATGAGTTACCAGAGACTTGGAAAAAAGACACGAACAATGCTGGGCTAGCAGACAAAGGGGGTGAGGTTGATGTCAGCAGAAATGAGGCCATGAAACATCATAAAgactttttaaagacatttgGGTCTGAACCACCTCATCCCTCACATGAAGTACTTCAGCATCGAGAGCAATTAAAGAAATATGTTAAGGAGAAAGCCGAGACCCTACGACGGCTCAGGATGGTCAAAATGTACAGAAGTAAG AATGACCTGGCACAGCTGCAAGGATTGATAGATAAGTGGAGGCGATGTGTTCAAGCAGTGCTGTATGAACTCCAAACTGAATTACCTACAGATGCCCGGAAAGCCAGTCTCTCTCAGCTCATTGACCACTTTGGGCTGGAAGACAGTATACTGCACTTTAGTAGGACAGAAGAGGACTTTACGGACAGCTGA
- the sfr1 gene encoding swi5-dependent recombination DNA repair protein 1 homolog isoform X2 gives MEKTPVRLKLENQTSGPSVSNVGKMSATLKDRLKRSRRSFTSPLNVVKRLKVDEDELPETWKKDTNNAGLADKGGEVDVSRNEAMKHHKDFLKTFGSEPPHPSHEVLQHREQLKKYVKEKAETLRRLRMVKMYRSKNDLAQLQGLIDKWRRCVQAVLYELQTELPTDARKASLSQLIDHFGLEDSILHFSRTEEDFTDS, from the exons ATGGAAAAAACACCAGTGAGGCTAAAGTTAGAAAATCAAACCTCTGGTCCAAGTGTCTCCAATGTGGGCAAg ATGAGTGCCACACTAAAGGACAGATTAAAACGATCACGACGCTCTTTTACTTCCCCCCTTAATGTGGTTAAACGACTCAAAGTGGATGAGGATGAGTTACCAGAGACTTGGAAAAAAGACACGAACAATGCTGGGCTAGCAGACAAAGGGGGTGAGGTTGATGTCAGCAGAAATGAGGCCATGAAACATCATAAAgactttttaaagacatttgGGTCTGAACCACCTCATCCCTCACATGAAGTACTTCAGCATCGAGAGCAATTAAAGAAATATGTTAAGGAGAAAGCCGAGACCCTACGACGGCTCAGGATGGTCAAAATGTACAGAAGTAAG AATGACCTGGCACAGCTGCAAGGATTGATAGATAAGTGGAGGCGATGTGTTCAAGCAGTGCTGTATGAACTCCAAACTGAATTACCTACAGATGCCCGGAAAGCCAGTCTCTCTCAGCTCATTGACCACTTTGGGCTGGAAGACAGTATACTGCACTTTAGTAGGACAGAAGAGGACTTTACGGACAGCTGA